The following are encoded together in the Candidatus Equadaptatus faecalis genome:
- the dctP gene encoding TRAP transporter substrate-binding protein DctP yields MKKILTLVLAFAIAFSVAAPSFAAEFRFAGQSAPNNPATKFMQDISKEIAAKTKNRVVLKVYPANQLGNYSVVTPELMKGTVDFSCQSIATDFDPRLEILYINGYISSYDDAKKTFAADGWMTQQLNKCLNQVGIRMLGCYIEGFIGIASKKPLKDPLNPKVDKGVLTRIPNMLSFELGAKAMGFRPVTIPYSDVYQSMQTGVCDAADGYPTYAAYTILGDVMKYWYNTMYSVEYLGILASEKAWKKISPADQKIVAEVCAKYTKKGLEDAEKNDKQAMELMKKRGIKVFTYSKQQLKALHDANVASWGQFAKRGVDKKLMDDFIKHFK; encoded by the coding sequence ATGAAAAAAATACTCACACTCGTTCTTGCTTTTGCAATAGCATTTTCCGTTGCGGCGCCTTCATTTGCGGCTGAATTCCGCTTTGCCGGACAGTCTGCGCCCAACAACCCTGCAACAAAATTCATGCAGGACATATCAAAAGAAATAGCGGCGAAAACCAAAAACCGCGTCGTCCTCAAAGTCTATCCTGCCAACCAGCTTGGAAACTACTCCGTAGTCACGCCTGAGCTTATGAAAGGCACAGTTGACTTCTCCTGCCAGTCAATAGCGACAGATTTTGACCCCCGCCTTGAAATTCTCTACATCAACGGCTACATAAGCAGCTACGACGACGCGAAAAAAACCTTTGCCGCAGACGGGTGGATGACGCAGCAGCTCAACAAATGCCTCAACCAGGTCGGCATCAGAATGCTCGGCTGCTACATCGAAGGCTTCATCGGCATTGCCTCCAAAAAGCCCCTTAAAGACCCTCTCAATCCTAAGGTTGACAAAGGTGTTCTGACGCGTATTCCTAACATGCTCAGCTTCGAACTCGGCGCAAAAGCAATGGGCTTCCGCCCTGTCACAATCCCATACTCGGACGTCTACCAGTCGATGCAGACCGGCGTCTGCGACGCGGCTGACGGATATCCCACCTACGCGGCATACACGATACTCGGCGACGTAATGAAATACTGGTACAACACAATGTACTCCGTTGAATACCTCGGCATACTCGCCAGCGAAAAAGCATGGAAAAAAATCTCGCCCGCAGACCAGAAAATCGTAGCCGAAGTCTGCGCGAAATACACGAAAAAAGGACTTGAAGACGCGGAGAAAAACGACAAACAGGCAATGGAACTCATGAAAAAACGCGGCATAAAAGTCTTCACCTACAGCAAACAGCAGCTTAAAGCGCTCCACGACGCAAACGTCGCTTCATGGGGACAATTCGCGAAACGCGGTGTTGACAAAAAACTCATGGACGACTTCATCAAACACTTCAAATAG
- the argH gene encoding argininosuccinate lyase — protein MWKGRFSQDTAESVVNFSQSLDLDWRMAFADIRGSIAHVRMLGKVGLLSEEEAKTIEDNLLVIADEIREGKFVPKISLEDVHMNIEARLTELCGATGARLHMGRSRNDQVNTTVRLYLRKEILELWEGLRELISVLLEKADEQADCVVPGYTHLQQAQPISMGQFWMAHARAFLRDADRLFAAYDAVDECTLGSAALAGSTLPLDREFTAEDLGFSKVSDNSMDSVSHRDHFLDLLHFAAVFGQHASRLSEDLIIYFSTEFGWVKLPDAYCTGSSIMPQKKNPDVLELIRGKAGLLAGAYMQLITLMKGVPSTYDRDLQEDKRPLFEAIEIMKGIFSVLPPLLKEVEIDEAAAKRGFSDGLILATDVAEYLVVKGVPFRQAHAKVGKTVAYCVEKGRALTELTLEEWKQLIPEAEEDLFPLLTPETAVSRRMTLGGTAPLRVKEQINNAAEELDEYVQLGGELLENLPEF, from the coding sequence ATGTGGAAAGGACGTTTTTCTCAGGATACGGCGGAGTCGGTGGTGAATTTTTCGCAGTCGCTTGATCTCGACTGGCGCATGGCTTTTGCCGATATACGGGGCAGCATTGCCCACGTGAGAATGTTGGGAAAGGTGGGGCTTCTTTCCGAAGAGGAAGCGAAAACGATTGAGGACAATCTGCTTGTAATAGCAGATGAGATAAGAGAGGGCAAATTCGTTCCCAAAATTTCTCTTGAGGACGTGCACATGAATATCGAAGCGCGTCTGACAGAGCTTTGCGGGGCAACAGGCGCAAGACTTCACATGGGACGTTCGCGCAACGACCAGGTGAATACGACGGTGCGTCTTTATTTAAGGAAGGAAATTCTTGAGCTTTGGGAAGGTCTGAGGGAGCTTATTTCCGTTCTGCTTGAGAAGGCGGACGAGCAGGCGGACTGTGTCGTCCCCGGTTACACGCATCTTCAGCAGGCACAGCCTATTTCCATGGGACAGTTCTGGATGGCGCACGCGAGGGCGTTTCTGCGCGATGCAGACCGTCTGTTTGCGGCGTATGACGCTGTTGACGAGTGTACTCTCGGAAGCGCGGCTCTCGCAGGCTCCACTCTGCCGCTTGACAGGGAGTTTACAGCAGAGGATCTTGGTTTTTCAAAGGTTTCGGACAACAGTATGGACAGCGTTTCGCACCGCGACCATTTCCTTGACCTGCTGCATTTTGCGGCGGTTTTCGGCCAGCACGCAAGCCGCCTGTCAGAAGATTTAATTATTTATTTCAGCACGGAGTTTGGCTGGGTGAAGCTTCCGGATGCCTACTGCACGGGTTCGAGCATTATGCCGCAGAAGAAAAATCCGGACGTGCTTGAGCTTATACGCGGCAAGGCAGGGCTTCTCGCCGGCGCGTACATGCAGCTTATAACGCTTATGAAGGGTGTTCCGTCCACCTACGACCGCGATTTGCAGGAGGACAAGCGTCCGCTGTTTGAAGCAATAGAGATTATGAAGGGAATTTTCTCCGTGCTGCCTCCGCTTCTCAAAGAGGTTGAAATCGACGAGGCGGCGGCAAAGCGCGGTTTCAGCGACGGGCTTATTCTTGCCACTGACGTTGCGGAATATCTTGTCGTAAAGGGCGTTCCTTTTCGTCAGGCTCATGCCAAGGTCGGCAAAACGGTTGCCTATTGCGTTGAAAAGGGGCGTGCGCTTACGGAGCTTACGCTTGAAGAATGGAAGCAGCTTATTCCCGAGGCGGAAGAAGATCTGTTTCCGCTGCTTACACCGGAAACGGCTGTTTCCCGCCGTATGACACTCGGAGGCACGGCGCCTCTCCGCGTTAAAGAACAGATAAACAACGCCGCGGAAGAGCTTGACGAGTATGTGCAGCTCGGCGGAGAGCTTCTCGAAAATCTGCCGGAGTTTTAA
- a CDS encoding LemA family protein: protein MTVLIVLIIIFGVLALWLMGTYNSLVKFRNFKDEAWSGIDVQLKRRFDLVPNLVATVKGYAAHEQETFDSITRARSAVTQAGPDPAKRIAAENEFASTLRTLFAVAENYPELKANTNFLDLQQQLSKIEDELQLARRYYNGTARNLNNAVQRFPNVIVANFFGFRPAAYFETAEAEKTAPEVKF, encoded by the coding sequence ATGACTGTACTTATCGTTTTAATAATAATTTTCGGCGTGCTTGCCCTGTGGCTTATGGGTACCTACAACAGTCTTGTGAAATTCAGGAATTTTAAAGACGAGGCGTGGAGCGGAATTGACGTTCAGCTCAAACGCCGTTTTGACCTTGTTCCCAATCTTGTCGCAACGGTTAAGGGCTACGCCGCGCACGAACAGGAAACTTTTGACAGCATTACCAGAGCACGTTCGGCAGTAACTCAGGCGGGACCTGATCCAGCAAAACGCATTGCTGCCGAAAATGAATTTGCTTCGACGCTTCGCACACTTTTCGCAGTAGCGGAAAATTATCCGGAGCTTAAGGCGAACACCAATTTCCTTGACCTTCAGCAGCAGCTTTCGAAAATCGAAGACGAACTGCAGCTTGCACGCCGTTACTACAACGGAACGGCAAGAAATCTGAACAATGCGGTGCAGCGTTTCCCGAACGTAATCGTCGCGAATTTCTTCGGTTTCAGACCCGCTGCGTATTTTGAAACGGCAGAGGCGGAAAAAACGGCTCCGGAAGTTAAATTTTAA
- a CDS encoding AMP-binding protein, with the protein MKKLFVKLILRIFFRVKIEGWENWKATEGENVIVAPNYVSYIDPLILAMFLPETAPFAIERRLTQKRFANWFLPLAETHILDADSPMTLRYFLGLLKEGKRCIIFPELQPTITGNSMKVSAGVAHIAEHTGAKILPIQILGTQNTPFSRIQHKRGLKLFRRVVIRVFPAKEIKIPEEIKGSRRTAMAGRALEKIMEDAALYARRKEKKLFDNLIDARNEFGGNRRLFADLGSKPVTYNGFITRILLIQGLYRKQKFEGDVVGVLLPTSLAGVISLYALQNIGKIPSPLNFSIGGRALVSCCRTAQIKTVITAHTFIDKGKLSGLVDALVEAGIRIVWLDDIGKSITTGEKIAAALYAPFIKSAPVKEGETDKTALVLFTSGSEGAPKGVALSYKNLNTNHSQMVTRVEFYQSDRAMNAMPIFHSFGLCGVFMPVNQGFFVVFYPSPIAYKTIAAACYDERITIIFSTDTFLQGYAKAATNNYDFSSVRLLIQGGEKTRPATTEHWFNRFGIRITEGYGVTEASPVVANNYYAHFKAGSVGLFCSGVEYRLEPVEGVAKGGRLWLKGDNIMKGYIRATNPGVIEPPKDGWYDTGDIVDVDEDGFVTILGRAKRFAKIGGEMVSLASIEEVINEVWPEYHHAAVMTEGGSKGETLTLVTTSPDLQQRDVRAKLAEYGVAEIAIPKKIICMEDMPVLATGKVAYPALEEKLKAIAEE; encoded by the coding sequence ATGAAAAAGCTGTTTGTTAAACTGATTTTAAGAATATTCTTCCGTGTCAAAATTGAAGGCTGGGAGAACTGGAAAGCGACGGAAGGGGAAAACGTAATCGTTGCGCCGAACTACGTTTCCTACATAGACCCGCTTATCCTTGCGATGTTCCTTCCGGAAACGGCGCCTTTTGCAATCGAACGCAGACTGACGCAGAAACGCTTCGCCAACTGGTTTCTGCCGCTTGCTGAAACCCACATTCTTGACGCAGACTCACCGATGACGCTCCGCTACTTCCTCGGACTTCTGAAAGAAGGAAAGCGCTGCATCATCTTCCCAGAACTTCAGCCGACAATAACCGGGAACTCAATGAAGGTTTCTGCCGGCGTTGCCCACATTGCGGAGCATACCGGCGCCAAAATTCTTCCGATACAAATTTTGGGAACGCAGAACACCCCGTTCAGCAGAATACAGCACAAACGCGGTCTGAAGCTTTTCCGCCGCGTGGTCATCCGTGTTTTCCCGGCAAAAGAAATCAAAATTCCCGAAGAAATAAAAGGCTCACGGCGTACTGCAATGGCTGGCCGTGCGCTTGAAAAAATAATGGAAGACGCGGCACTGTACGCGCGCCGCAAAGAAAAGAAACTCTTTGACAACCTCATCGACGCCAGAAACGAATTCGGCGGCAACAGGCGCCTCTTTGCGGACTTAGGCTCAAAACCCGTCACCTACAACGGATTTATCACGCGCATACTGCTGATACAGGGACTTTACAGAAAACAGAAATTTGAAGGCGACGTTGTCGGCGTTCTGCTTCCGACCTCGCTTGCCGGCGTAATTTCGCTCTACGCGCTGCAGAACATAGGCAAAATCCCGTCTCCGCTGAACTTCTCAATCGGCGGTCGCGCGCTTGTAAGCTGCTGCCGCACGGCGCAGATAAAAACGGTAATCACAGCCCATACCTTCATTGACAAAGGCAAACTCTCAGGGCTTGTTGATGCCCTTGTCGAAGCCGGCATACGCATCGTATGGCTCGACGACATAGGCAAGAGCATAACAACCGGCGAAAAAATTGCGGCTGCGCTCTATGCCCCGTTCATAAAATCTGCGCCGGTCAAAGAAGGCGAAACGGACAAAACGGCTCTCGTCCTCTTCACCTCAGGCTCCGAAGGCGCACCTAAGGGAGTTGCGCTCAGCTATAAAAACCTCAACACAAACCACTCTCAAATGGTTACAAGAGTTGAATTCTACCAGAGCGACAGGGCAATGAACGCGATGCCGATATTCCACTCCTTCGGCCTTTGCGGAGTATTTATGCCCGTCAACCAGGGCTTCTTCGTTGTATTTTATCCGTCGCCGATAGCCTACAAAACAATCGCGGCTGCCTGTTACGATGAAAGAATAACGATAATATTCTCAACGGATACCTTCCTTCAGGGCTACGCCAAAGCGGCAACAAATAACTACGACTTCTCATCGGTACGTCTGCTCATACAGGGCGGCGAAAAAACGCGCCCTGCGACGACTGAACACTGGTTCAACCGTTTCGGCATACGCATAACGGAAGGCTACGGCGTAACAGAAGCTTCACCGGTTGTCGCCAACAACTACTATGCGCACTTTAAGGCAGGCTCCGTGGGACTTTTCTGTTCAGGAGTGGAGTACAGGCTTGAACCTGTCGAAGGTGTCGCAAAAGGCGGCAGACTCTGGCTTAAAGGCGACAACATCATGAAAGGCTACATCCGCGCGACAAACCCGGGCGTAATAGAACCGCCTAAAGACGGCTGGTACGACACTGGAGACATTGTGGACGTGGACGAAGATGGCTTTGTAACGATACTCGGACGCGCGAAACGCTTCGCGAAAATAGGCGGCGAAATGGTATCTCTCGCCTCAATAGAAGAAGTCATCAACGAAGTATGGCCGGAATACCACCATGCGGCGGTAATGACCGAAGGCGGCAGCAAAGGCGAAACCCTGACGCTTGTCACCACCTCGCCCGACCTGCAGCAGAGAGACGTCCGTGCCAAGCTTGCAGAATACGGCGTTGCGGAAATCGCAATACCGAAGAAAATAATCTGTATGGAAGACATGCCCGTCCTTGCGACAGGCAAAGTCGCCTACCCGGCGCTTGAAGAAAAACTGAAAGCAATAGCGGAAGAATAA
- a CDS encoding DEAD/DEAH box helicase has translation MIIYHISYAGGLFFLWAEHSFVNENIVKDGHTHPFCASCGELQKLLEKADMTLAENQTRCYTANVALPAFDGMPLPSSEILGEYESDNLTLQEFEVPVLQLTSENMEKFKQLEDRDRRLSIPGVMPGNDALFMIESYKYASILALRGCFIPYMKKTADGCFSCWDPLYLPKYHTEYTSHINSIPPVLKNFRIGKVTAPSDDRKLGTAILERFIDGIIRTAQTKNAKGKLVNIDNTHEMWLRSLTWARTSLTRWNEELRSVYPQIAAWADEAKTGSGEPWRLILRLEEPERMDDDTRWLVTWHIQALRDESIIIPAERVWNPTAVERGWFEMIGENPRKFLLQTLGIIANYVPPIEDSLYKPNPIFCEFTAQQLYEFMTDALPRLSEDGVRVQYPAAWGNPEDRVRFAFSGDLEDKAVFSSQSGLSLDELLDVNWNITLGDELLTPEEIQKLAELKTPFVKLHGKVVFVDKEELAKIMANLKQLPEKIDRRSALLSTLSGNYDGLHLSSMQKSGWLSNAVDVLTGKTKLPELGLPENFCGTLRPYQLRGLSWLDWLTKLGLGGCLADDMGLGKTVETLALLQQQKNEGKTGPVLLVCPTSVVENWRLEAERFAPQLKTLVHYGMGRMRGDRLARAVQNNDLVITSYSLLSRDFATITKIKWRGAILDEAQNIKNPLTRQSKTAHSVTADWRLALTGTPVENHVGDLWSVLKFCVPGLLPNKTRFAKEFLRPIQTGSAQKLSKLRLMTGPFILRRVKTDKEIIADLPDKIESREFCPLSREQASLYAAVLKKLENKLAASSGIQRKGLVLSTITNLKEICDHPSLYLKDDAEKANRSGKLARLAELTDVMLSAGDRTLIFTQYAAMGKIIKDYLQETFGTEVLFLYGGLTKDKRDTLIRRFAKPNGPQIFVLSLKAGGTGLNLTNANHVILYDRWWNPAVEQQAVDRAYRIGQKRNVQVHYFCCKGTLEEKIEKFISSKQQVAEAVVREGENWLTELSDSELHELFALSIVEEEND, from the coding sequence ATGATTATTTATCACATCAGCTACGCAGGCGGACTGTTTTTCCTTTGGGCAGAACACTCGTTTGTCAACGAAAATATTGTAAAAGACGGGCACACTCACCCGTTCTGCGCATCATGCGGCGAGCTGCAAAAACTGCTGGAAAAGGCAGACATGACTTTGGCTGAAAACCAGACACGCTGCTATACGGCAAACGTAGCTCTGCCGGCATTTGACGGCATGCCTCTGCCCTCATCGGAAATACTCGGAGAATACGAATCGGACAACCTGACGCTTCAGGAATTTGAAGTGCCCGTACTTCAGCTCACCTCCGAAAACATGGAAAAATTCAAACAGCTCGAAGACCGCGACAGGCGGCTTTCAATACCGGGAGTAATGCCCGGAAACGACGCGCTCTTCATGATTGAAAGCTACAAATACGCTTCAATACTTGCCCTGCGCGGCTGCTTCATACCGTACATGAAAAAAACGGCAGACGGCTGCTTCTCATGCTGGGATCCCCTGTATCTTCCGAAATACCATACCGAATACACCTCTCATATCAACAGCATACCGCCCGTTCTGAAAAACTTCAGAATAGGAAAAGTAACCGCGCCGAGCGACGACAGAAAACTCGGCACGGCAATACTCGAAAGATTTATTGACGGAATAATCCGAACGGCGCAGACAAAAAACGCCAAAGGCAAACTCGTCAACATCGACAACACGCACGAAATGTGGCTTCGCTCGCTCACTTGGGCACGCACCTCGCTCACGCGCTGGAACGAAGAACTCCGCTCGGTGTATCCGCAGATTGCGGCATGGGCGGATGAAGCAAAAACAGGAAGCGGCGAACCCTGGCGCCTGATACTCAGGCTTGAAGAACCTGAACGCATGGACGACGACACACGCTGGCTCGTGACCTGGCATATACAGGCACTGCGCGACGAAAGCATAATCATACCTGCAGAACGCGTGTGGAATCCAACCGCAGTTGAACGCGGCTGGTTTGAAATGATAGGCGAAAACCCGAGGAAATTCCTGCTTCAGACTCTCGGAATAATAGCAAATTACGTTCCTCCGATAGAAGACAGTCTCTATAAACCCAACCCCATATTCTGCGAATTCACGGCACAGCAGCTTTACGAATTTATGACCGACGCCCTTCCGCGTCTTTCGGAAGACGGCGTGCGCGTACAATACCCTGCCGCATGGGGCAACCCGGAAGACCGTGTACGCTTTGCTTTCAGCGGAGACCTTGAAGACAAAGCTGTCTTTTCGTCACAATCCGGGCTTTCGCTGGACGAACTGCTTGACGTGAACTGGAACATAACGCTCGGCGACGAACTGCTCACACCGGAAGAAATACAGAAACTTGCGGAACTTAAAACACCGTTTGTAAAACTTCACGGTAAAGTTGTCTTCGTTGACAAGGAAGAGCTCGCGAAAATTATGGCAAATCTGAAACAGCTGCCGGAAAAAATCGACCGCCGCTCAGCACTGCTCTCAACACTCTCTGGAAACTACGACGGGCTGCATCTCAGCTCCATGCAAAAATCGGGATGGCTCAGCAATGCAGTTGACGTACTCACAGGCAAGACAAAACTGCCGGAACTCGGTTTGCCGGAAAATTTCTGCGGCACGCTTCGCCCCTATCAGCTGCGCGGCCTCTCATGGCTCGACTGGCTGACAAAGTTAGGGCTCGGAGGCTGTCTCGCAGACGATATGGGGCTCGGCAAAACCGTCGAAACTCTTGCCCTTCTGCAACAGCAGAAAAACGAAGGCAAAACGGGACCTGTACTGCTCGTATGCCCCACTTCCGTCGTCGAAAACTGGCGCCTTGAAGCAGAACGCTTCGCCCCACAGCTGAAAACTCTTGTCCATTACGGTATGGGCAGAATGCGCGGCGACAGACTTGCAAGAGCTGTTCAAAACAACGACCTTGTAATAACCTCCTATTCGCTCCTGAGCAGAGACTTCGCGACAATAACGAAAATCAAATGGCGCGGCGCAATACTTGACGAAGCGCAGAACATAAAAAATCCTCTGACACGGCAGTCAAAAACCGCGCACTCCGTCACTGCGGACTGGCGCCTTGCGCTCACGGGCACCCCTGTTGAAAACCACGTAGGCGACCTATGGTCGGTGCTTAAATTTTGCGTACCCGGGCTGCTGCCCAACAAAACACGCTTCGCAAAAGAATTCCTGCGGCCGATACAGACAGGCAGCGCGCAGAAACTCTCTAAACTGCGCCTTATGACAGGCCCCTTCATACTGCGCAGGGTAAAAACTGACAAGGAAATTATCGCAGATCTTCCAGACAAAATCGAAAGCCGGGAATTCTGCCCGCTCAGCCGCGAACAGGCATCGCTCTACGCCGCCGTGCTCAAAAAACTGGAAAACAAACTGGCGGCATCCAGCGGCATCCAGAGAAAAGGACTTGTCCTTTCCACCATCACAAACCTGAAAGAAATCTGCGACCACCCGTCGCTCTACCTGAAAGACGACGCAGAAAAAGCAAACCGCTCCGGCAAACTGGCGCGCCTTGCCGAACTCACCGACGTCATGCTCTCTGCCGGTGACCGCACGCTCATCTTCACGCAATACGCGGCAATGGGCAAAATTATAAAAGACTACCTGCAGGAAACCTTCGGGACAGAAGTACTTTTCCTGTACGGAGGACTGACAAAAGACAAACGTGATACGCTCATAAGACGCTTCGCAAAACCAAACGGGCCTCAGATATTCGTACTCTCGCTCAAAGCCGGAGGCACAGGTCTCAACCTTACAAACGCAAACCACGTCATACTTTACGACCGCTGGTGGAACCCTGCTGTTGAACAGCAGGCAGTAGACAGGGCATACCGCATAGGACAGAAACGCAACGTACAGGTACACTACTTCTGCTGCAAAGGAACGCTCGAAGAAAAAATTGAGAAATTCATCAGCTCAAAACAGCAGGTTGCCGAAGCCGTCGTACGCGAAGGCGAAAACTGGCTCACGGAACTCTCTGACTCAGAACTGCACGAACTCTTCGCACTCAGCATAGTGGAGGAAGAAAATGACTGA
- a CDS encoding rubrerythrin family protein, which yields MTTKENLAAAFAGESQANRKYLLFAEKAAAEGHKGAARLFKAAAAAEQLHAFAEFKAAGGVKSTLENLEAAKAGETYEFTEIYPPMIETAKAEGEKAAERAFTLANAAEKVHAELYADAIANIDGDDVYYLCPVCGYIHKGKAEGSCPICGVPAAKFIEFAD from the coding sequence ATGACAACGAAAGAAAATCTCGCAGCAGCATTCGCCGGTGAATCACAGGCAAACCGCAAGTATCTGCTTTTCGCCGAAAAAGCGGCGGCAGAAGGCCACAAAGGCGCAGCACGCCTTTTCAAAGCGGCTGCGGCAGCCGAGCAGCTCCACGCATTTGCCGAATTCAAAGCGGCAGGCGGCGTAAAATCAACGCTTGAAAACCTCGAAGCGGCAAAAGCCGGCGAAACGTATGAATTCACCGAAATATACCCGCCGATGATCGAAACTGCCAAAGCGGAAGGCGAAAAGGCAGCCGAAAGAGCGTTCACGCTTGCAAACGCAGCCGAAAAAGTTCACGCGGAGCTTTATGCGGACGCAATCGCAAACATTGACGGAGACGACGTCTACTACCTCTGCCCGGTATGCGGCTACATCCACAAAGGCAAAGCCGAAGGCAGCTGCCCGATTTGCGGCGTTCCCGCGGCAAAATTCATTGAATTTGCGGACTAA
- a CDS encoding DMT family protein yields MQKIYPLMLLLCSNVFMTYAWYGHLKNLSSKPVYVAVFVSWCIAFFEYCFQVPGNRLGFQCYTLPQLKILQEVITMCVFAGFCFLIMKEKITINYLYAALCMVGAVYFIFRG; encoded by the coding sequence ATGCAGAAAATATATCCGTTAATGTTGTTGCTTTGTTCAAACGTATTTATGACCTATGCATGGTACGGGCATCTTAAAAATCTCAGCTCAAAACCGGTTTACGTCGCCGTATTTGTCAGCTGGTGCATAGCGTTTTTTGAATACTGCTTTCAGGTTCCTGGCAACAGGCTCGGCTTTCAGTGCTACACGCTTCCGCAGCTTAAAATCCTTCAGGAAGTTATAACAATGTGCGTTTTTGCCGGTTTTTGTTTCCTTATAATGAAAGAAAAAATAACAATCAACTATCTGTACGCGGCGCTCTGCATGGTCGGGGCGGTATACTTCATCTTCCGCGGATAA
- a CDS encoding TRAP transporter large permease: MIYVALAILLATLIIGVPVPVSFMVSCAWLIFFGGPNHTGYDPSQLLPYGFAQMNSVSLIAIAMFILAGGIMERGKIAEKLIDVVDIFVGHFKGGLGVVATIACAIFGSICGAACATLSCIGAIMFPRFKANGYPMGHACALMANSSLLGLLIPPNATLIIFAWISGISVLDCFLSTIVPGLFAMLLISFLNVRMLKDNPDIIITEKLPPRKRVLELGKRAKIALPALFMPFLVLGGIYGGIMTTTEASALAVLYCIPVGFFVYKGLNLKGFWKVVVESAISTGVIMIMLYSVSMLSRLYILEDLPGKILTLFYSISDNKYVLLFLINVFLVLMGMLMDDISVVVLTTPILMPIIQQLGINPVHYAAIVGVNTAVGCITPPAAPVLYLSGRVGGAEIKDIMKPALKFMLLAWVPVLILTTYFPKLVLFLPHVIRGVEW, from the coding sequence ATGATCTACGTTGCGCTTGCAATCCTTCTTGCCACATTGATAATAGGGGTTCCAGTACCCGTAAGCTTCATGGTATCCTGCGCGTGGCTCATCTTCTTCGGAGGCCCCAATCATACGGGCTACGACCCCTCGCAGCTGCTTCCCTACGGCTTTGCGCAAATGAACTCCGTATCGCTCATAGCGATAGCGATGTTCATACTTGCCGGCGGCATAATGGAACGCGGCAAAATAGCCGAAAAACTCATCGACGTTGTAGACATCTTTGTCGGACACTTCAAAGGCGGACTCGGGGTAGTCGCGACAATAGCCTGCGCCATATTCGGCTCCATCTGCGGAGCCGCCTGCGCAACCCTCTCCTGCATTGGCGCCATAATGTTCCCGCGCTTCAAAGCAAACGGCTACCCGATGGGACACGCCTGTGCGCTCATGGCAAACTCATCGCTGCTCGGGCTTCTCATACCGCCAAACGCAACGCTCATAATCTTTGCATGGATAAGCGGAATATCAGTCCTCGACTGCTTCCTCTCCACAATAGTTCCCGGACTTTTCGCAATGCTGCTCATCAGTTTCCTCAACGTCCGCATGCTCAAAGACAACCCCGACATAATAATAACGGAAAAACTCCCGCCGAGAAAACGCGTCCTTGAACTCGGAAAACGCGCGAAAATAGCGCTTCCTGCGCTCTTCATGCCGTTCTTGGTGCTCGGTGGCATATACGGCGGAATAATGACCACAACGGAAGCCTCGGCACTTGCCGTACTCTACTGCATACCTGTCGGCTTCTTCGTCTACAAAGGGCTCAACCTCAAAGGCTTTTGGAAAGTAGTCGTTGAAAGCGCGATATCAACAGGCGTAATAATGATAATGCTCTACTCCGTATCAATGCTCTCGCGTCTCTACATACTTGAAGACCTGCCCGGCAAAATACTCACGCTCTTTTACTCAATATCCGACAACAAATACGTCCTGCTCTTCCTCATAAACGTATTCCTCGTACTCATGGGAATGTTAATGGACGACATCAGCGTCGTAGTCCTCACAACGCCGATACTTATGCCAATAATCCAGCAGCTCGGAATAAACCCCGTACACTACGCGGCAATAGTCGGCGTCAACACCGCTGTCGGCTGCATAACGCCCCCTGCCGCCCCTGTTCTCTACCTCAGCGGACGCGTGGGAGGAGCGGAAATCAAAGACATAATGAAACCGGCGCTGAAATTCATGCTTCTTGCATGGGTGCCGGTACTCATACTCACCACCTACTTCCCAAAACTCGTCCTCTTTCTGCCTCACGTCATACGCGGAGTAGAATGGTAA
- a CDS encoding TRAP transporter small permease, which produces MTTNLFAVVSFGMSMLLTVIICAATILRYCFEIDLFGYEEWIKVFAFWLYFMGAAYGAFEGTHISADLVQSYMKPGLCRRLFLVLRNGITFGISCLFVWYGWNYFKFDLVGPLGDGRFTAKSVLWGIPAWCSSIAIFTGLFFMAWYFGADLLRSLKAAAKGSDEA; this is translated from the coding sequence ATGACGACAAACCTCTTTGCGGTTGTAAGCTTCGGTATGTCAATGCTTCTCACGGTCATAATCTGCGCCGCCACCATACTGCGCTACTGCTTTGAAATAGACCTCTTCGGCTACGAAGAATGGATAAAAGTCTTCGCCTTCTGGCTCTACTTCATGGGCGCGGCATACGGCGCATTCGAAGGCACCCACATATCCGCAGACCTTGTTCAGTCCTATATGAAACCCGGGCTCTGCCGCAGACTGTTCCTTGTTCTCAGAAACGGCATTACCTTCGGCATCTCCTGCCTCTTTGTGTGGTACGGCTGGAACTACTTTAAATTTGACTTAGTGGGTCCTCTCGGCGACGGGCGCTTTACGGCGAAATCCGTCCTCTGGGGAATACCTGCATGGTGTTCATCAATAGCGATATTCACAGGGCTCTTCTTTATGGCGTGGTATTTCGGCGCAGACCTGCTCCGCTCGCTGAAAGCCGCTGCGAAAGGAAGTGACGAAGCATGA